A segment of the Peptoclostridium acidaminophilum DSM 3953 genome:
CCTCTTTAATGAAAGATATGCACCCTTTAGAGGTCCGTATCTTTTGATGGCCTCTATTGCGTAAGCTGAGCATGTCGGATAGAACCTGCATGTTTTCCCCTTCAGCGGCGATATTACTAT
Coding sequences within it:
- the yidD gene encoding membrane protein insertion efficiency factor YidD, with protein sequence MQSLASKLLISLIRFYQIVISPLKGKTCRFYPTCSAYAIEAIKRYGPLKGAYLSLKRILRCHPFNEGGYDPLK